A stretch of the Streptosporangium sp. NBC_01755 genome encodes the following:
- a CDS encoding ROK family transcriptional regulator yields the protein MSRPQRGTLRDVRKGNRSVVLWTLYFANELSRHDLAQTTGLSAATVSNVIGDLVADGIVVETGSVDSDGGRPRIMLRVDPSYGYVVGMGVGETHVRVELYDLAMKERARKEFALDPSRHEPAVVARHILDGLEAVLSEAGADESEVLGMGLGVPGVAEQGPDLLIHARAFGWDGVPLGALLREGTSIPVFADNGVKTTGQAELWFGAGKGAQHLVMTFIGTGAGASVITGGVTYRGTANGAGEWGHTKIVLDGRPCRCGSRGCLEAYVGAEAILAGAGRGLGDDDEEGVFAALLADPLARPAFEEAVRCLGAGLANLINLVNPERVILGGWAGSLLGREFLSEIRAAAARYALPLPFSQASIELGRLGPEAVALGAATLVVEDFLLRSHAVRPAGRVATPAPAAGPAHA from the coding sequence ATGAGCCGTCCACAGCGGGGGACCCTCCGTGACGTGCGGAAGGGCAACCGGTCCGTGGTCCTGTGGACGTTGTATTTCGCCAACGAGCTGAGCAGGCACGACCTGGCCCAGACGACCGGTCTCAGTGCCGCGACGGTCAGCAACGTGATCGGCGACCTCGTCGCGGACGGCATCGTGGTCGAGACCGGTTCCGTCGACTCCGACGGCGGGCGGCCGCGGATCATGCTCAGGGTCGATCCCTCGTACGGATACGTGGTCGGGATGGGGGTCGGGGAGACACACGTCCGCGTCGAGCTGTACGACCTGGCGATGAAGGAGCGGGCGAGGAAGGAGTTCGCCCTCGACCCGAGCCGCCACGAGCCCGCCGTGGTGGCCCGTCACATCCTCGACGGGCTGGAGGCGGTCCTGTCGGAGGCGGGGGCGGACGAGTCCGAGGTGCTCGGCATGGGGCTGGGCGTCCCAGGTGTCGCCGAGCAGGGGCCCGACCTGCTCATCCACGCCCGCGCGTTCGGCTGGGACGGCGTACCGCTGGGCGCGCTGCTGCGCGAGGGCACCTCGATCCCGGTCTTCGCCGACAACGGGGTCAAGACCACCGGCCAGGCCGAGCTCTGGTTCGGGGCGGGCAAGGGCGCCCAGCACCTGGTCATGACCTTCATCGGCACCGGCGCCGGGGCGAGCGTCATCACCGGCGGCGTCACCTACCGGGGAACGGCGAACGGCGCGGGGGAGTGGGGCCACACGAAGATCGTCCTCGACGGGCGCCCCTGCCGCTGCGGCAGCCGGGGCTGCCTGGAGGCGTACGTCGGCGCCGAGGCGATCCTCGCCGGCGCGGGAAGGGGCCTGGGGGACGACGACGAGGAGGGCGTCTTCGCCGCGCTTCTCGCCGACCCGCTGGCCAGGCCCGCGTTCGAGGAGGCCGTCCGCTGTCTCGGGGCGGGGCTGGCCAACCTCATCAACCTGGTCAACCCCGAGCGTGTCATCCTTGGCGGCTGGGCCGGGTCCCTGCTCGGGCGGGAGTTCCTCAGCGAGATCCGCGCCGCCGCCGCCAGGTACGCCCTGCCCCTGCCCTTCTCGCAGGCGTCGATCGAGCTGGGCAGGCTCGGCCCCGAGGCGGTCGCCCTGGGCGCGGCCACCCTGGTCGTCGAGGACTTCCTGCTGCGCAGCCACGCGGTGCGTCCCGCGGGCCGGGTCGCGACCCCGGCGCCGGCGGCCGGGCCCGCGCACGCCTGA
- a CDS encoding AMP-binding protein, producing MPGGFVGDVGDDADDANDADDADDADDTAPVLALYTAAFDGRPNAALLSSAALIAHSTSLLVVRQMEPGFTFLNSGPLFHVGTMMFCLATLQIGGTNVFTPAFDAGEVCRLVDAEKVTQAFLFGQMIDAVAKANEDGGYDLTSLHFVSHPAEWDAMTSVDDSPWCRSKMGGYGQTEVAGMLTFLGLAPGATRFAGRPSPLVQVRILSPDGEEVPTGEVGEICARGKSLFSGYFNKPELNEAKTRGGWHHTGDLGRREADGTITFIGPRLRMIKSGNENIYPAEVERVLKTHPAVADAAVIGVPDERWRQAVKAVVVLGDGATASAEEIVEHVRGGLASYKKPRHVDFVSSTACTTGSSSTRFSTAATPPTCLSTWPASPLWSTSPTATRS from the coding sequence TTGCCCGGCGGGTTCGTCGGCGACGTCGGCGACGACGCCGACGACGCCAACGACGCCGACGACGCCGACGACGCCGACGACACGGCACCGGTGCTCGCGCTCTACACCGCCGCCTTCGACGGCCGCCCCAACGCGGCGCTGCTTAGCAGCGCCGCCCTGATCGCGCACAGCACCTCGCTGCTGGTGGTGCGGCAGATGGAGCCGGGCTTCACCTTCCTGAACAGCGGCCCGCTCTTCCACGTGGGCACGATGATGTTCTGCCTGGCCACGCTGCAGATCGGCGGGACGAACGTCTTCACTCCGGCTTTCGACGCCGGCGAGGTCTGCCGCCTCGTCGACGCGGAGAAGGTCACCCAGGCGTTCCTGTTCGGACAGATGATCGACGCGGTGGCGAAGGCCAACGAGGACGGCGGGTACGACCTGACGTCGCTCCACTTCGTCTCCCACCCGGCCGAATGGGACGCCATGACGAGCGTGGACGACTCCCCCTGGTGCCGGTCGAAGATGGGCGGCTACGGGCAGACGGAGGTGGCCGGGATGCTGACCTTCCTCGGGCTCGCCCCGGGCGCCACGAGGTTCGCCGGACGGCCGTCGCCGCTGGTCCAGGTGCGCATCCTCTCCCCTGACGGCGAGGAGGTGCCCACGGGAGAGGTGGGCGAGATCTGCGCCCGCGGCAAGTCTCTTTTTTCTGGATATTTCAACAAACCTGAACTCAACGAGGCGAAGACGCGCGGGGGCTGGCACCACACCGGTGACCTCGGCCGCCGCGAGGCCGACGGCACGATCACCTTCATCGGCCCCAGGCTCCGCATGATCAAGTCCGGCAACGAGAACATCTATCCGGCCGAGGTCGAGCGGGTGCTGAAGACCCATCCCGCCGTCGCCGACGCCGCGGTCATCGGCGTCCCCGACGAGCGGTGGCGGCAGGCGGTGAAGGCCGTCGTGGTCCTCGGGGACGGAGCCACGGCCTCCGCCGAGGAGATCGTCGAGCACGTGCGGGGCGGACTCGCCTCGTACAAGAAGCCGCGGCATGTGGACTTCGTCTCGTCGACGGCCTGCACAACCGGATCTTCCTCGACCCGATTCTCAACGGCCGCTACCCCGCCGACATGCTTGAGCACATGGCCCGCTTCACCACTCTGGAGCACATCGCCGACGGCGACGAGAAGCTGA
- a CDS encoding alpha/beta fold hydrolase — protein sequence MTVLLPGVALTDHVFTVPLDHADPGGETIEVFAREAVDPARQREDLPWLLFLQGGPGGKSPRPAAADGWLGQALKTHRVLLLDQRGTGRSTPITAKTACGTDAELAARLGHFRADSIVADAELIRRELAGDRPWETLGQSYGGFITLTYLSLAPEGLATCYVTGGLAGLDATADDVYSRTYPRVRGKARRYFARYPNDSGRLDEIAAHLRLREVSLPDGDLLTVRRLQTLGMCLGMSDGAEYLHWLLEEAWTGDRLSDLFRYEVMMATGFVGNPLYAVLHESIYAQGAATGWAAHRLLPEEFHEDAGPTLPTGEMIYPWMFDEIAALRPFRGAAEILATASGWPALYDPVRLAANRVPVVAAVYYDDMYVDEGLSMRTARAVGNVRTWVTNEWEHDGVRVSGGKVLAHLMDIAGGVHGS from the coding sequence GTGACTGTCCTTCTGCCCGGTGTGGCGCTCACCGACCACGTGTTCACCGTTCCGCTCGACCACGCCGACCCCGGCGGCGAGACGATCGAGGTCTTCGCCCGGGAGGCGGTGGACCCGGCCAGGCAGCGGGAGGACCTGCCGTGGCTGCTCTTCCTGCAGGGCGGTCCCGGCGGCAAGTCGCCGCGCCCGGCCGCCGCGGACGGGTGGCTGGGGCAGGCGCTGAAAACCCACCGCGTCCTGCTGCTCGACCAGCGGGGGACCGGCCGCAGCACACCCATCACCGCGAAGACGGCGTGCGGCACGGACGCCGAGCTCGCCGCCCGCCTCGGGCACTTCAGGGCCGACTCGATCGTGGCCGACGCCGAGCTGATCCGGCGCGAGCTGGCCGGCGACCGGCCCTGGGAGACCCTCGGCCAGAGCTACGGCGGCTTCATCACGCTGACCTACCTCTCGCTGGCCCCCGAGGGCCTGGCGACCTGCTACGTGACCGGTGGTCTGGCCGGGCTCGACGCCACCGCCGACGACGTCTACTCCCGCACCTACCCGCGCGTCCGGGGCAAGGCGCGCCGCTACTTCGCCCGCTATCCGAACGACTCGGGCCGCCTGGACGAGATAGCCGCCCACCTGCGGCTGCGCGAGGTCTCGCTCCCCGACGGCGACCTGCTGACCGTACGCCGCCTGCAGACCCTCGGCATGTGCCTGGGCATGAGCGACGGCGCCGAGTACCTGCACTGGTTGCTGGAGGAGGCCTGGACCGGCGACAGGCTCTCCGACCTGTTCCGGTACGAGGTCATGATGGCCACCGGCTTCGTCGGCAACCCGCTCTACGCGGTCCTGCACGAGTCGATCTACGCCCAGGGCGCAGCCACCGGCTGGGCCGCGCACCGGCTGCTGCCCGAGGAGTTCCACGAGGACGCGGGGCCGACGCTCCCCACCGGGGAGATGATCTATCCCTGGATGTTCGACGAGATCGCCGCGCTCCGCCCCTTCAGGGGCGCCGCCGAGATCCTCGCCACCGCCTCCGGCTGGCCGGCCCTCTACGACCCGGTCCGGCTGGCCGCCAACCGGGTCCCGGTGGTCGCCGCCGTCTACTACGACGACATGTACGTCGACGAGGGCCTGTCCATGCGCACCGCGCGCGCGGTGGGCAACGTGCGGACCTGGGTGACCAACGAGTGGGAGCACGACGGCGTCCGGGTCTCCGGCGGCAAGGTCCTCGCCCACCTGATGGACATCGCGGGCGGCGTCCACGGCTCCTGA
- a CDS encoding TrmB family transcriptional regulator — protein MRDVVEQLQRLGMSGYEAKAYVTLVGAGQPLNGYEVAKRSGVPRSMVYATLGKLVAKGAAYELRGTGDTVDYLPLPPRSLLERMRREFDDSIESLEVSLPVIVASPGAHLIHSLKDAEALLARAEDVVAEAHTDLFLSIWPEEMGRLSALVERAVERGVETSVVHFGAVRKPVGNLYERRFPPPCATTEAQEGQGPEHRLLVVVGDRREALVGGFAGGTAWGVYTEDPAVAAMAVEYVRQDIALQIIADRVGHEGMSELCARDPELKRFLSDHGYAAALLRTTGMPGPRPRGTDPARTTAPDERLL, from the coding sequence ATGCGGGACGTAGTGGAGCAATTACAGCGTTTGGGGATGTCGGGCTACGAGGCCAAGGCGTACGTCACCTTGGTCGGTGCCGGGCAGCCCCTCAACGGCTATGAGGTCGCCAAGCGCTCAGGCGTGCCACGCAGCATGGTCTACGCGACACTGGGCAAGCTGGTGGCCAAGGGCGCGGCCTATGAGCTGCGTGGCACCGGCGACACCGTCGACTACCTGCCTCTGCCACCGCGTTCCCTGCTGGAGCGCATGCGCCGGGAGTTCGACGACTCGATCGAGTCGCTGGAGGTCTCGCTGCCCGTGATCGTGGCGTCCCCCGGGGCCCACCTGATCCACAGCCTCAAGGACGCGGAGGCGCTGCTCGCGCGGGCCGAGGACGTGGTGGCCGAGGCGCATACCGACCTGTTCCTGTCGATCTGGCCCGAGGAGATGGGGCGGCTCTCCGCACTGGTCGAACGAGCCGTCGAGCGCGGGGTCGAGACCTCGGTGGTGCACTTCGGGGCGGTGCGGAAACCGGTCGGGAATCTCTACGAGCGCCGCTTCCCCCCTCCGTGCGCGACCACGGAGGCCCAGGAGGGGCAGGGCCCGGAGCATCGGCTGCTGGTCGTCGTGGGCGACCGGCGGGAGGCCCTGGTCGGCGGCTTCGCCGGCGGCACCGCGTGGGGCGTCTACACCGAGGACCCGGCCGTCGCCGCTATGGCCGTCGAGTACGTCAGGCAGGACATCGCCCTGCAGATCATCGCCGACCGGGTCGGCCACGAGGGCATGAGCGAACTCTGTGCCCGCGACCCCGAGCTCAAGCGCTTCCTCAGCGACCACGGTTACGCGGCCGCCCTGCTACGCACCACGGGGATGCCCGGCCCCCGCCCCCGCGGGACCGATCCGGCCCGCACAACCGCGCCCGACGAACGATTGCTTTAA
- a CDS encoding N-6 DNA methylase yields MTPPNEFRKELLFIDASDMGRMVTRTHRELGAEEIHEMGAVVARWRRGEELDSALAMSVSLGNVRGQDYNLNPRKYVVPPPADVSGDKQMVEDLWGKLGRLHARAAEAIVSPCPGLAAVPHEGRGPWREVR; encoded by the coding sequence CTGACGCCTCCGAACGAGTTTCGCAAGGAGCTTCTTTTCATCGACGCCTCGGATATGGGACGGATGGTCACCCGTACCCATCGGGAACTCGGCGCCGAGGAGATCCATGAGATGGGCGCCGTCGTCGCCCGTTGGCGGCGAGGTGAAGAGCTGGACTCGGCCTTGGCCATGTCGGTATCGCTCGGGAACGTTCGCGGTCAGGACTACAACCTGAACCCCCGGAAGTACGTCGTGCCGCCCCCTGCAGACGTGTCCGGTGACAAACAGATGGTTGAAGACCTGTGGGGGAAACTCGGCCGCCTGCACGCGCGGGCGGCGGAGGCGATCGTGAGCCCATGTCCCGGGCTGGCCGCCGTTCCTCACGAGGGACGAGGACCATGGCGCGAGGTCCGGTAG
- a CDS encoding DUF5999 family protein translates to MCQHQPRCPLASAPDHEAASLVAFHPEQGWGLLCNGVVVFEDTGALLPDGRSTPVHSMPAHRVSWRQAA, encoded by the coding sequence ATGTGTCAGCACCAGCCGCGATGCCCTCTCGCAAGCGCCCCCGATCATGAAGCCGCGTCCCTCGTGGCCTTCCACCCCGAGCAGGGGTGGGGTCTGCTCTGCAACGGCGTCGTGGTCTTCGAGGACACCGGAGCGCTCCTGCCGGACGGGCGTAGCACTCCCGTCCACAGCATGCCCGCCCACCGTGTTTCGTGGAGGCAGGCGGCATGA
- a CDS encoding ATP-binding protein — MSSVRVPAGKGKGSSTPGGQVAQSWPIAAGNGPVREPNPPMTALLGEPDFQETSFSFTPESSSVPRARRVTRACLADWGLHEEHSTVAELLVSELVTNALRHSRGTIRLALSFEEGLLRCEVEDADADPSQIRVHRAHEDDERGRGLHLLDLLSCCWGSDRTSEGKAVWFELPAHVAAGC, encoded by the coding sequence ATGAGTTCGGTTCGGGTTCCCGCCGGCAAGGGCAAGGGATCGAGCACGCCGGGCGGGCAGGTTGCCCAGTCGTGGCCGATCGCCGCGGGCAACGGTCCCGTGCGTGAGCCGAACCCGCCCATGACCGCCCTCCTCGGGGAGCCGGACTTCCAGGAGACGTCGTTCTCCTTCACGCCCGAGTCGTCATCCGTGCCCCGGGCGCGCCGGGTGACCCGCGCCTGCCTGGCGGACTGGGGGCTGCACGAGGAGCACAGCACGGTCGCCGAGCTGCTCGTCAGCGAGCTGGTCACCAACGCGCTGCGCCACTCGCGAGGGACGATCAGGCTCGCCCTCTCCTTCGAGGAGGGCCTGCTGCGCTGCGAGGTCGAGGACGCGGACGCGGACCCCTCACAGATCCGCGTGCACCGGGCGCATGAGGACGACGAGCGGGGACGCGGGCTGCACCTGCTCGACCTGCTGTCCTGCTGCTGGGGTAGCGACCGTACCTCCGAAGGCAAGGCCGTCTGGTTCGAGCTCCCCGCGCACGTCGCCGCCGGGTGCTGA
- a CDS encoding N-6 DNA methylase, producing MLSLVYLRARESDSWAAVTRGLREEHGPYALSRLAAQLQAILPDSWRFDRSGFGMPHQSGHGLADIVDVIDRAIDAQEGAVVFHQLLEQFAVLEGRKGGEFHTPESVARALVEVLSPDLPRAIYDPACGTGGLLVAAAARRRASPSPSGC from the coding sequence GTGCTCAGCCTGGTCTACCTGCGCGCGCGTGAGAGCGACAGCTGGGCTGCCGTGACACGTGGTCTCCGGGAGGAGCACGGCCCGTATGCCCTGTCGCGCCTGGCCGCACAGCTCCAGGCGATCCTGCCGGACTCCTGGAGGTTCGACCGGTCCGGCTTCGGGATGCCGCACCAGTCCGGTCACGGGCTTGCCGACATCGTGGACGTCATCGATCGGGCGATCGACGCTCAGGAGGGCGCGGTGGTCTTCCACCAGCTGCTGGAACAGTTCGCCGTGCTGGAAGGCCGCAAGGGCGGAGAGTTCCACACACCGGAATCCGTGGCGCGCGCACTGGTCGAGGTCCTGTCGCCGGACCTGCCACGAGCGATCTACGACCCGGCCTGCGGAACGGGCGGACTGCTCGTCGCGGCGGCGGCCCGTCGACGGGCATCGCCGTCACCATCTGGCTGCTGA
- a CDS encoding serine/threonine-protein kinase, with amino-acid sequence MVPGYREIRELGVGGGGRVVLATYAATGAYVAIKYLNATLKDDYRFLARFRAEARVMVELQDPNVVQLYEYYEDVLEAAIVMELVDGVALRRILAEHGSTSPEAALTVLKGSLLGLAFAHAAGVVHRDYKPENVLIQADGGSKLADFGIAAHVGETGITAGTPAYMAPEQWEGASASTATDVYAATCVFFECLTGHRPYQADHRAALMHGHLTAPIPVAEVPSSVRALVVRGMAKDPHDRPENARAFLEELEAAALSAYGPEWEQRGRRHLAELATLLALAFPLAKPAPRASSSVAQTVLGRMGRVRRVRRPRLGPRTLAGLGVVTVAMTAGVIAANRPHDRLSADTIFTPPPSSAIIEGTPARRSQVPEPPEPSVGPSLSRGAAVGRPVPPSEDTDSVPVTFPSPVPSRTATPAPTGSRPQRPSPTPPTPTPTPKPTSTPTSTPTPKPTPTPTPKPPTPTPTRPPTPTPILTGTPPEPAHTVSGLRVVGIDSNGTTVAFRASTPADVVVTVMFAEGPTRDRLVQAPPQTSVLDGSSAYSHTVPHTFAAPACGQTLYRRVTVATSPRSSVGTSSRTQEVHGEPCSPPSVSITAFDGTTVGFLVRTSGTSPVTVRLGFAQKLDGAVTSGTRELELSGATEYAREVRGEFAEPPRCGEHVTRLVTISTVPSGDMPSRTVRIDLPSCAPEQDPDQGPAPERPRNSERPTVDEPGPERTGVDGIL; translated from the coding sequence ATGGTTCCGGGATACCGCGAGATTCGGGAACTCGGCGTCGGCGGAGGCGGGCGCGTGGTGCTGGCCACGTACGCCGCCACCGGTGCCTACGTGGCCATCAAATACCTCAACGCGACACTCAAGGACGATTACCGCTTCCTGGCGCGCTTCCGTGCGGAGGCGCGCGTCATGGTGGAGTTGCAGGACCCGAACGTGGTCCAGCTGTACGAGTACTACGAGGACGTGCTCGAAGCCGCGATCGTGATGGAGCTGGTCGACGGGGTCGCGCTCAGGCGGATCCTGGCCGAGCACGGCAGCACGAGCCCGGAGGCCGCGCTGACCGTGCTCAAGGGCTCGCTGCTGGGCCTGGCCTTCGCGCACGCGGCCGGGGTCGTGCACCGCGACTACAAGCCGGAGAACGTGCTGATCCAGGCCGACGGCGGCAGCAAGCTGGCGGACTTCGGCATCGCCGCCCACGTCGGGGAGACCGGCATCACCGCCGGCACCCCCGCCTACATGGCTCCCGAGCAGTGGGAGGGGGCGTCGGCGAGCACCGCGACCGACGTCTACGCGGCCACGTGCGTGTTCTTCGAGTGCCTCACCGGACACAGGCCGTACCAGGCGGATCACCGCGCGGCGCTGATGCACGGGCACCTGACCGCGCCGATCCCGGTGGCGGAGGTGCCCAGCTCGGTCCGCGCTCTGGTCGTCCGGGGCATGGCCAAGGACCCGCATGACCGGCCGGAGAACGCGCGGGCGTTCCTGGAGGAGCTGGAGGCCGCGGCGCTGTCGGCGTACGGGCCGGAGTGGGAGCAGCGCGGGCGGCGGCACCTGGCCGAGCTCGCCACGCTGCTGGCGCTGGCGTTCCCGCTGGCCAAACCCGCGCCGAGGGCGAGTTCCTCGGTGGCCCAGACCGTGCTCGGCCGGATGGGGAGGGTGCGCCGGGTGCGCCGTCCCCGGCTGGGCCCCAGGACGCTGGCCGGACTCGGGGTGGTCACCGTCGCGATGACCGCCGGTGTGATCGCGGCCAACCGGCCGCACGACCGGCTCTCCGCCGACACGATCTTCACCCCGCCACCCAGCTCAGCAATCATCGAGGGGACACCGGCGCGACGGAGCCAGGTGCCGGAGCCGCCGGAGCCGTCCGTCGGGCCGAGCCTCTCGCGAGGCGCCGCCGTCGGGCGGCCCGTGCCGCCCTCGGAGGACACGGACTCCGTTCCTGTCACGTTCCCCTCACCGGTCCCGAGCCGGACCGCGACCCCCGCGCCGACCGGCTCGCGGCCTCAGCGCCCGAGCCCCACACCCCCCACCCCGACGCCCACACCGAAGCCCACCTCGACGCCCACCTCGACGCCCACGCCAAAGCCCACACCAACCCCCACACCGAAGCCGCCGACGCCCACCCCCACACGCCCTCCGACACCCACGCCGATCTTGACGGGGACGCCACCGGAGCCCGCGCACACGGTCAGCGGCCTGAGGGTCGTGGGAATCGACTCGAACGGGACCACTGTCGCCTTCCGCGCCTCCACCCCGGCGGACGTCGTGGTGACCGTCATGTTCGCCGAGGGTCCGACGCGCGACCGGCTCGTCCAGGCGCCCCCGCAGACCTCGGTGCTCGACGGGTCCTCGGCCTACTCACACACCGTCCCGCACACCTTCGCGGCCCCCGCCTGCGGGCAGACCCTCTATCGCCGGGTCACGGTCGCGACCTCGCCCCGCTCCTCCGTCGGGACCTCCAGCCGCACCCAGGAGGTCCACGGCGAGCCGTGCTCACCGCCCTCGGTCTCCATCACCGCCTTCGACGGCACCACCGTCGGCTTCCTGGTGAGGACCTCGGGCACCTCGCCGGTGACCGTGCGACTCGGGTTCGCCCAGAAGCTCGACGGCGCGGTGACCAGCGGCACGCGGGAGCTGGAACTGTCCGGCGCCACCGAGTACGCGCGGGAGGTGAGGGGAGAGTTCGCCGAGCCGCCCCGGTGCGGGGAGCACGTCACGCGGCTGGTGACGATCAGTACGGTCCCCTCGGGCGACATGCCCTCCCGGACGGTCCGGATCGACCTGCCCTCCTGTGCTCCCGAGCAGGACCCGGACCAGGGCCCGGCCCCGGAGAGGCCGCGGAACTCCGAACGGCCCACCGTGGACGAACCCGGCCCCGAGCGAACCGGTGTGGACGGCATCTTGTGA
- a CDS encoding ATP-binding protein has product MAEVRRLLSKARVVTLTGPGGVGKTRLALRVAADVQRAFPDGVWLVELAGLKDPELLGASVNEALAIRDTSRRPLMEVLVDHLRDKRALLILDNCEHLLRGCAVLAEILVRSAPSLRILTTSRQALGIAAEQTLAVPTLPLPPPVPDSDRPRLPAEPATQSEAVRLFAERAAAVIPDFTVTDANRSAVEQICRRLDGIPLAIELATARLRALSPEELLARLDDRFRLLTGGSPATLPRQQTLRALIDWSYALCTEKEQLLWARVSVFADGLDLEAAEAVCSGAGIDREEAIDLVIGLVDKSILIKENPPATPSVTRYRLLETIRQYGRERLAALGQETRLRRLHRDHYRRLSAKAYAQRFGPSQVAWFGRLDLEHANLRTALEYCFTDPEETSAALGMATDLLYHWITSHYLSEGRHWLDRSLLAVTGPDEIRGRALWSNSWLAIIQADVVSATAMLEEARALGNLPGHEPVLAYVTLYSGMIAMFRGDVEAAIELYREAAARHLADDDPTGLALTLIRLCLAHSFLGDWASSISAGEECLTLCDAHGESWHRAYAMMALGVGVWAQGDARRATELEKESLRFNRSLDDLLGVGVNLEVLAWITAAEGNHRRAAVLLGILETIWQAVGAPMSGFGHLMYYHDECEARTREALGKTAFDAAARRGAKLPGEEALAFALDEGTRSGGPPDRAAPSPSPLTRRETEIAQLVAQGLSNKEIATSLTIAQRTAEGHIEHIMTKLGFHSRAQIAVWIGERNRDVNGNRASGT; this is encoded by the coding sequence ATGGCCGAGGTCAGGCGCCTGCTGTCCAAGGCCCGTGTGGTGACCCTCACCGGCCCCGGCGGTGTCGGCAAGACCCGGCTGGCCCTGCGCGTCGCGGCCGATGTCCAGCGCGCCTTCCCCGACGGGGTGTGGCTGGTCGAGCTCGCCGGACTGAAGGATCCCGAGCTGCTCGGCGCGTCGGTGAACGAGGCCCTGGCGATCAGGGATACCTCTCGCCGACCCCTGATGGAGGTGCTCGTCGACCACCTCCGGGACAAGCGGGCGCTGCTGATCCTCGACAACTGCGAGCACCTCCTGCGGGGCTGCGCCGTGCTGGCGGAGATCCTGGTGCGCTCGGCCCCCTCCCTGCGGATCCTCACCACCAGCCGGCAGGCGCTGGGCATCGCCGCCGAGCAGACGCTGGCCGTGCCGACGCTGCCGCTGCCGCCACCGGTACCGGACTCCGACCGTCCGAGACTGCCTGCGGAGCCCGCCACGCAGTCCGAGGCGGTGCGGCTGTTCGCCGAGCGGGCCGCCGCCGTCATACCGGATTTCACGGTCACCGACGCCAACCGGTCCGCCGTGGAGCAGATCTGCCGCCGGCTGGACGGCATTCCGCTCGCGATCGAGCTGGCGACCGCGCGGTTGCGCGCGCTCTCCCCCGAAGAGCTGCTGGCCAGGCTGGACGACCGGTTCCGGCTGCTCACCGGCGGTTCACCCGCGACGCTGCCCCGCCAGCAGACGCTGCGCGCGCTGATCGACTGGAGCTATGCCCTCTGCACGGAGAAGGAGCAACTGCTGTGGGCGCGCGTCTCGGTGTTCGCCGACGGTCTGGACCTTGAGGCGGCCGAGGCGGTCTGCTCGGGGGCGGGCATCGATCGCGAGGAGGCGATCGACCTGGTGATCGGGCTGGTGGACAAGTCCATCCTGATCAAGGAGAATCCCCCCGCCACCCCCTCGGTCACCCGCTACCGGCTGCTGGAGACGATCCGGCAGTACGGCCGGGAGCGGCTGGCGGCCCTGGGACAGGAGACCAGACTCCGGCGGCTGCACCGCGACCACTACCGGCGGTTGTCGGCGAAGGCGTACGCGCAGCGGTTCGGCCCGTCCCAGGTGGCCTGGTTCGGCAGGTTGGATCTCGAACACGCCAACCTGCGCACCGCGCTGGAGTACTGCTTCACCGACCCTGAAGAGACCTCCGCCGCCCTCGGCATGGCCACCGACCTGCTCTACCACTGGATCACCAGCCACTATCTCAGCGAGGGACGACACTGGCTGGACCGAAGCCTGCTCGCCGTCACCGGGCCCGACGAGATCCGGGGCCGTGCGCTCTGGTCCAACAGCTGGCTGGCCATCATCCAGGCCGATGTCGTCTCCGCCACGGCGATGCTGGAGGAGGCCAGGGCGCTGGGGAACCTGCCGGGGCACGAGCCGGTCCTGGCCTACGTCACGCTCTACTCGGGGATGATCGCCATGTTCCGGGGAGACGTCGAAGCCGCGATCGAGCTCTACCGGGAGGCGGCTGCGCGCCACCTCGCCGACGACGATCCGACGGGCCTGGCCCTGACGCTCATCCGGCTCTGCCTCGCCCACTCCTTCCTGGGTGACTGGGCGAGTTCCATCTCCGCGGGCGAGGAGTGCCTCACGCTCTGTGACGCCCACGGGGAGAGCTGGCACAGGGCGTACGCGATGATGGCGCTCGGTGTCGGGGTCTGGGCCCAGGGCGACGCCCGGCGCGCGACCGAACTGGAGAAGGAGAGCCTGAGGTTCAACCGCTCGCTCGACGATCTGCTGGGCGTCGGCGTCAATCTGGAGGTGCTGGCCTGGATCACCGCCGCGGAGGGGAACCATCGGCGGGCGGCCGTACTGCTGGGAATCCTGGAGACGATCTGGCAGGCGGTCGGGGCACCGATGTCCGGGTTCGGGCACCTGATGTATTACCACGACGAGTGCGAGGCCCGTACGCGCGAGGCTCTCGGAAAAACCGCCTTCGACGCGGCCGCCAGGCGGGGCGCGAAGCTGCCTGGCGAGGAGGCACTGGCCTTCGCCCTCGACGAGGGCACTCGCTCCGGCGGGCCCCCGGACAGGGCCGCGCCGTCGCCGTCCCCGCTGACCCGCAGAGAGACCGAGATCGCCCAGCTCGTCGCCCAGGGGCTGAGCAACAAGGAGATCGCGACTTCGCTGACGATCGCCCAGCGCACCGCAGAGGGTCACATCGAGCACATCATGACCAAGCTGGGCTTCCACTCGCGGGCCCAGATCGCCGTCTGGATCGGCGAGCGCAACCGGGACGTGAACGGGAACCGCGCATCCGGCACCTGA